In Lepidochelys kempii isolate rLepKem1 chromosome 8, rLepKem1.hap2, whole genome shotgun sequence, a single genomic region encodes these proteins:
- the LOC140915891 gene encoding myb/SANT-like DNA-binding domain-containing protein 7, translating into MQSSSAQVTMMESQNRKRAPAWTEREVRDLIAVWGEESVLSELRSSFRNAKTFVKISQGMKERGHNRDPKQCRVKLKELRQAYQKTREANSRSGSEPQTCRFYDELHAILGGSATTTPAVLFDSFNGDGGNTEAGFGDEEDEEEEEVVDSSQQASGETGFPDSQELFLTLDLEPVPPEPTQGCLLDPAGGEGTSAACVSMITGSSPSQRLVKLRKKKKTHSR; encoded by the exons atgcagagctcatcagcacaggtgaccatgatggagtcccagaatcgcaaaagagctccagcatggaccgaacgggaggtacgggatctgatcgctgtttggggagaggaatccgtgctatcagaactccgttccagttttcgaaatgccaaaacctttgtgaaaatctcccagggcatgaaggaaagaggccataacagggacccgaagcagtgccgcgtgaaactgaaggagctgaggcaagcctaccagaaaaccagagaggcgaacagccgctctgggtcagagccccaaacatgccgcttctatgatgagctgcatgccattttagggggttcagccaccactaccccagccgtgttgtttgactccttcaatggagatggaggcaatacggaagcaggttttggggacgaagaagatgaggaggaggaggaggttgtagatagctcacagcaagcaagcggagaaactggttttcccgacagccaggaactgtttctcaccctagacctggagccagtaccccccgaacccacccaaggctgcctcctggacccagcaggcggagaagggacctctg ctgcatgtgtttcaatgatcacaggatcttctccttcccagaggctagtgaagcttagaaagaaaaaaaaaacgcactcgcgatga